Part of the Bacillus sp. THAF10 genome is shown below.
TTGATTTTCCTGCAGGTAGTCAAGGATTCCTGCTGCGATTAGAAATTCTCCTTGTCTCATGGTACAAACATGACTAAAGCTTGACTTAATGAAACACTCCTCCAATGCATCTAAGTGTATGTGAGAGGTTAAATCCATCTCAGAGGGATATCTCAATGGGTTTGCTATCATGCTGTGATGATAGTACCCGCGAAGGCTTCCATTCTTTAGCTCTTGATTTGTTAACTCTTGAAAACGGTACCCATAATCTACGGTTATGATGGTGCCTGCTTCTAACCATTGGCCAAGAATTTCAGCATACATCTTCATTGCAAGAGGTATCTCCATACGCTGACCTTCTGTAAGTTCTACATTGTATTCAGACAAATAAGCTAAAATATCGTCATTTTCAAGTGGACTTTTTATTTCAGTCAATTTGCCGCTTTCATCTACTGAAACAAAAACCTCCTTCAATCCTTCATCTGTATATTCAATCACATGAACTGGTAATGCATCAAAAAGCTCGTTTGAAAAAACGATTCCTTTTCTAGCATGCTTCGGTACATCCTCTAATCCAGAGGTATAAATGATAGGTGCTGAATTTGGGATATGATGTCTCTGAAGCTGGATATGATATGGACTTGTTTCCACCATCACATAGCTCATACGTTTGTATATCTCTTTATCAAGTATTTCAACTTCCTCTAGAAACTGTTTAGCAAACCGACCATTGCCACCACCTATTTCAATGAAAAACGGGTCTAAGCCAGTATCCACTATATATTGGACAAACAACTTGGCAAACACTTTCCCAAAGATAGTGTGAACATTGCTAGTAGTAAGGAAATCGCCTTTACCCCCAACCTTCTCTTTTTCCTTCATATAATAGCCTTCAATGGGGTGATATAGCACTGTAATCATATACTCTGCATAATCTATTTTTCTTGTTGGAGTATGATGAATTTTTTCAAGCAAAAAATGAGGAATCATTCCCTAAAACCCATTAAGAAACGGATTGCTATCCATTTCTTTTTCAATTGTCGTTGTCATGCCGTGACCAGAAAGAACCGTTGTTTCTTCTGGCAGAGAAAGGAGCTTATCATGAATGCTCCGTATAAGCTGATCATGATTTCCTCCTGGCAAGTCCGTTCTGCCTATACTGCCTGCAAAAAGGGCATCACCAGCAAAAACAAGCTTTTCTTTAGCGTGATAATAACTAACGCTTCCAGGAGAATGACCCGGGGTGAAAAGAATGTCCAATTCAAAATTCGATATCTTCAGTTTCCCTTCTTCCTTAATTAAGATATCTGCTGGACCTGCTTTAATCGCTCCTAGTTGGAAAAACTGGGATCCATTCAGGCTTGGGTTCATTAGCCATTCTTTTTCTTTCTTATGTAAATACACTGGAATACCCCATCTATCTCTAACTGCATCTACCGCACCGATATGATCGAAGTGAGCATGTGTTAGGAGGATTGCTAGTGGCTTCCATGATTTTTCCTCTAAGTACGTATTTAATGCTTCTCCCTCACTACCTGGATCAAACACCAAACATTCCTTCTGGTCATTAATAAGTATGTAAGCATTTGTTTGTAGAGGTCCCAGTGGTAACTGCGTCCATTTCATTTTTTTCCACACCTTTCCATCAAGTGTATTGAAGTATCTATTCATTTATTTTACACTATGTAAAAGAACATGAGAAACGAAAGGAAACCGCTGATGAAAACAATGTATGGGTTAGAAATACAATGTGGGGAAGATCAGCCCCAATATTTTCAAAACCTCCTTCTGCAAATGAGGGAAACAGCAAGTATTTTTGATGAAGATGAAAATCTCTTGATAACCGATTCTGCTATCGAAGCGAAAGTAGTAAAGAACCTTCTCGCTGGCCGTTGTATTCTAGAAGAAACCTATTTTCTTTCATTTCTTGAAAATCCCTTAACAACTGCTTTGTTCACAGATTATGGCTTCCAAACGAAAAATAATCATTTTTTTCTTTATCAGGATATGATTGCTGCGTTTCGAATTGAAAGTGGGAAAAAAGAGGATATTGAAATGGCACTTATCCAATTTGAGGAATGTTTCATTGCAATTGAGGAACATTATAAGAAATTATATTATGTTGATAAAGAAAGCAAGGAATATATTATGAAAGTGTCCAAGGCTTATGACATAGAAGTGTCATTTTTTGACCTCGACAAATAATAGGAAAACCTTTAAAATGAAGATGGAGTGTAATGTACTATTACATATTTTTTATTTTCAAATCTTTTTAACAACAATAGAATAAACACGGAAAGGGGCGTTAACCTTGCCATTAGTAATTATTTTTGGACTAGTTACATTGTTAGCAGCATTTGGACTTGTCCGTTCCTTAAAGGAGAAAAACCTACTTGCCATTCTATTTGCTCTAGGTACTGTAGTTGTGTTTGGCGCATTCACAGTAGCAACCGTTATCACTCACGGATACCCAGTAGCTCACTAAAAACAAAAAAAGAAGAGGTTGTTCAGTAAAGTCATGTACGTGACACCTGAACAGCCTCTTTTTTTTATGGCTGTTTTCGTAAACTTTGTTGCTACTGCATATAGTTGAGTGTCCCGTATTCAACATTGCTGTCGTGCTCTTTTCGTAGAGTAATTTTTATGATTGCGGCGACTTTTCTTCGAATAATGACTGGAAAAAATCTTAAAGCCTACTTTTTAGCAACAATCTTTTAGAAAAGAGCCTTTTTTAAAAACCTTTTTCCCACTAAAGAATATACTAATGAATAATGGGTAAACTTGTGGATAATGCTTGCTAGGAATGAGGTGGATGGGAGATGGCTGTTAAATTAGTCTGCGGAAGCTGTTATGGAATCGGAAAAAAGAAGCTTGGTGTCTTACCTTTCTATAAGAAATGTGGAAAATGCAATGGGCAAGGACGTCTGACACGAGGATTACCGTTATCTTAAAAATGCCGAACAGTATAGACTGTCCGGCATTTTTTATTACGTTCTATTCCGTTTTGTCTCTACTGCTCTGAGCTTATCTTCCATTTGGACACTTTTATCGCGCCGGTCATCAATCCGGATATTGGTTGCAACTCGGTGTAGCCCCTTTTGAAATGGAGCTTCATGAATAACTTGCACAACATGCAATAGGGTTGGAAGTTCTCCTTCAATAATGGTACTCATGGGAGTTAGCTTGTAGTTTATTTTCCCTTCGTTTTTAAAACCCTCTAAAATTTCTTGAATGTCTGCAACATAATCGCTTACACTTGGTCCATTTGTACCAATTGGTATTACTGTAACATCTACAATAGCCAATTACGACGCCTCTTTCTATGTTAGTTTTACTAATTCTACTTGTTCTTCCTCTGAAAGAAGAAGTAATCGTTCCAATTGATAGCCATATAGACAATATTGTCCATTTGGAGAAAAACGAATAGGTTTATTTTCCAGCTTATTCTTTATTATTTGAGAAGACCCTTCTTCCATATTAAAAGACATGAGCTTGAAATCTCCAGTAAAGCTATCCATGCTTCCACCGCTAGATGGAACAATCATAAAATAATATCCGTTTGCAAAGTCATTGTAAGGAATGTGGTAATTGGAATACATCGTTAGTATAGGTAAATGTGTAGTGTAGATTTGCACCATGTCAGGAAGCCGATAAAACGTATAGGCTGCCATTGACTCTTGTTCATTTACATGTCCCAATGTAACAAGCATATTCTCAAAGCTTTGAAACATTACCATTTGATCTTCTATTACAACTTTTTCATTTTTAGTGATCGTCTTTTTATACAAAGGAGCTGTTAAGCTGGGATTCCTTTCATCCCAACCTAAATAACCTATTTCCTTTTCAGATAACCATTGAACAAAAGGATCATTTGCTTCCATTTCTACCATATTTCCTGTTTCTGTTTCAAGCAGGGAAGTAGTATAAGTCCAGTCTTCTTGGAAAGAAGACGCTATGATCTCATTCCCTGTAAATGGGTTCCATGAAAACACAAGATCGGTTGAACCATCAAATTCCCAGCTAGCCACTTGTTTGCCTTTTTTGTTTAGAACCGTTAATGACCCTTTTGCAAATCCAGGAGAGGTCCGTACAGCAAACAAGCTGAAATCTTTGTTAGCGGTAACTGAAATAACTTGCTCTTCTGTTTGAAAAAAGGCATAGGTCTCACCTGTAAACAAATGAAAAGCATTTACAACTGAACCTTGTTCATGTTGTTTTATATACAAAATGGTCTCATTGTCTAACCATTCCGCAACAGTATTGAAAGTACCTGCATCTTCCATTATTTTTTTGATTTGATTGCCATGAAA
Proteins encoded:
- a CDS encoding class I SAM-dependent methyltransferase, which gives rise to MLEKIHHTPTRKIDYAEYMITVLYHPIEGYYMKEKEKVGGKGDFLTTSNVHTIFGKVFAKLFVQYIVDTGLDPFFIEIGGGNGRFAKQFLEEVEILDKEIYKRMSYVMVETSPYHIQLQRHHIPNSAPIIYTSGLEDVPKHARKGIVFSNELFDALPVHVIEYTDEGLKEVFVSVDESGKLTEIKSPLENDDILAYLSEYNVELTEGQRMEIPLAMKMYAEILGQWLEAGTIITVDYGYRFQELTNQELKNGSLRGYYHHSMIANPLRYPSEMDLTSHIHLDALEECFIKSSFSHVCTMRQGEFLIAAGILDYLQENQDSNPFSEKSKQNRAIRSLIMDSSWSNSFCVMLHEKGTDGWKTIKSD
- a CDS encoding DUF2759 domain-containing protein: MPLVIIFGLVTLLAAFGLVRSLKEKNLLAILFALGTVVVFGAFTVATVITHGYPVAH
- a CDS encoding MBL fold metallo-hydrolase encodes the protein MKWTQLPLGPLQTNAYILINDQKECLVFDPGSEGEALNTYLEEKSWKPLAILLTHAHFDHIGAVDAVRDRWGIPVYLHKKEKEWLMNPSLNGSQFFQLGAIKAGPADILIKEEGKLKISNFELDILFTPGHSPGSVSYYHAKEKLVFAGDALFAGSIGRTDLPGGNHDQLIRSIHDKLLSLPEETTVLSGHGMTTTIEKEMDSNPFLNGF
- a CDS encoding MTH1187 family thiamine-binding protein, with the protein product MAIVDVTVIPIGTNGPSVSDYVADIQEILEGFKNEGKINYKLTPMSTIIEGELPTLLHVVQVIHEAPFQKGLHRVATNIRIDDRRDKSVQMEDKLRAVETKRNRT